In Reichenbachiella agarivorans, one genomic interval encodes:
- a CDS encoding BtrH N-terminal domain-containing protein, translating to MINEFKHIQSAHCENGVTTSLFQHHGVDFMNEPLAFGIGSGLFYIHIPFMQVNGGPALSFRTMPGAIFQRTAKALNVKIKRKKFRSEEAADDYLRKIIDEGKPVGCQVGVFHLPYFPKEYRFHFNAHNLIVYGYENGEYLVSDPVMEGVNRLTAEELNKVRFAKGALAPSGHIYYPESIGEVSDELLRKAVVTGIKRNVRDMLKIPGSIAGVSGIKYTAGKVRKWRDKLGVRKAGLYLGQVVRMQEEIGTGGGGFRFIYGAFLEQAADILKNDQLIGISEDITAAGDMWRNTAVQMAGIYKGRITEQKDFDQTADMMLEIYAKEKETFTKLSKIKLK from the coding sequence GTGATCAACGAATTTAAACACATACAATCGGCGCATTGTGAAAATGGCGTAACGACCAGCTTGTTTCAACACCATGGTGTAGATTTCATGAACGAACCCTTGGCTTTCGGTATCGGTTCTGGATTGTTTTACATCCATATCCCGTTTATGCAAGTCAATGGTGGACCAGCTTTGTCATTTCGGACGATGCCTGGTGCTATTTTTCAGCGCACCGCCAAGGCATTGAATGTGAAGATCAAGCGGAAGAAATTCAGATCAGAAGAGGCCGCAGATGATTATCTTAGGAAAATTATCGATGAAGGTAAACCTGTGGGTTGTCAAGTCGGCGTCTTTCATTTGCCTTATTTTCCCAAAGAATACCGTTTTCATTTCAATGCCCACAACTTGATAGTATATGGCTATGAAAATGGTGAATACCTCGTCAGTGACCCTGTCATGGAAGGCGTCAATCGCTTGACTGCAGAGGAATTGAACAAGGTGAGATTTGCCAAAGGTGCTTTGGCGCCAAGCGGTCATATTTACTATCCTGAATCCATAGGAGAAGTGAGCGACGAACTGCTAAGAAAGGCAGTCGTGACAGGAATTAAAAGAAATGTGCGAGACATGCTCAAAATACCAGGTAGCATCGCAGGCGTGTCAGGTATCAAATATACGGCAGGAAAAGTGCGAAAATGGAGGGATAAATTGGGCGTAAGAAAGGCGGGTTTGTACCTAGGCCAAGTCGTACGTATGCAAGAGGAGATTGGTACAGGTGGCGGAGGATTTCGTTTTATCTATGGGGCGTTTTTGGAGCAGGCAGCCGATATCCTAAAAAATGACCAGTTGATCGGTATCTCAGAAGACATCACTGCGGCAGGCGACATGTGGAGAAATACTGCCGTGCAGATGGCAGGTATCTACAAAGGCAGAATCACCGAGCAAAAGGATTTTGATCAGACCGCCGACATGATGCTGGAGATTTATGCCAAGGAGAAGGAGACTTTTACCAAGTTGAGTAAAATCAAATTGAAATAA
- a CDS encoding beta-ketoacyl-ACP synthase III has product MPEVYITRTSSFLPNDLISNEEMEDYLGYVNGAKSRSKSIVLRNNKIKGRHYAITKEGVATHTNSQMVSLAIKKLFESNPEEIKEVDLLSCGTSSPDQMMPSHAVMVHGWLPEMKSIEVVSPSGVCCSGMHAFKYAYMSIKIGDKKKAITTGSERLSRVLRSEQFEDEVKHLEALEQNPMVAFQKDFLRWMLSDGAATFLLEDKPNPNGLNLKVEWVEGISYANVQEACMYMAAEKEEDGTLKSYMDYAPEDIMHESVMTIKQDTRLLDKNIVSLGFNHLIKILKDKNQNVDEVDHFLPHLSSFFFEDKIADILESNGMGIPKEKWFTNLSSKGNVGAGSIYLMVDELLNSGRLKKGEKVLLAVPESSRFSYVFCYLTVC; this is encoded by the coding sequence ATGCCGGAAGTTTATATCACAAGAACGTCAAGTTTTTTACCCAATGACCTGATCAGCAATGAAGAGATGGAAGATTACTTGGGTTATGTCAATGGAGCCAAATCAAGGTCAAAGTCCATTGTATTAAGAAATAATAAGATCAAAGGAAGACATTACGCGATCACCAAAGAGGGTGTAGCGACACATACCAACTCACAAATGGTCTCTTTGGCCATCAAAAAGTTGTTTGAGTCTAATCCTGAAGAGATAAAGGAAGTGGATTTATTGTCTTGCGGGACATCTTCTCCCGACCAAATGATGCCCTCGCATGCTGTGATGGTGCATGGCTGGTTGCCGGAGATGAAGTCGATAGAAGTGGTGTCCCCATCGGGAGTTTGCTGCTCTGGGATGCATGCCTTCAAGTATGCCTACATGTCGATCAAAATTGGAGACAAGAAGAAGGCCATTACGACAGGTTCAGAGAGGTTGTCAAGAGTGTTGAGATCAGAGCAGTTCGAGGATGAAGTGAAGCACTTAGAAGCATTGGAGCAAAATCCAATGGTGGCTTTTCAAAAGGACTTTTTGAGATGGATGCTTTCAGATGGAGCAGCGACTTTTCTGCTCGAAGATAAGCCCAACCCAAATGGTCTCAACCTCAAAGTAGAGTGGGTGGAGGGAATATCGTATGCCAACGTACAGGAAGCCTGTATGTATATGGCTGCAGAAAAAGAAGAGGATGGTACGCTCAAGAGCTATATGGACTATGCGCCAGAGGATATCATGCACGAGTCAGTGATGACCATCAAGCAGGATACCAGACTGCTAGACAAAAATATTGTGAGCTTGGGATTCAATCACTTGATCAAAATACTCAAGGATAAAAATCAAAATGTGGACGAAGTAGATCACTTCTTGCCGCATTTGTCAAGCTTCTTTTTTGAAGATAAGATTGCCGATATATTGGAATCCAATGGTATGGGGATACCCAAAGAAAAATGGTTTACCAATCTCAGCAGCAAAGGAAACGTAGGTGCAGGATCGATCTACCTGATGGTGGATGAGTTGCTCAATAGTGGTCGATTGAAGAAAGGCGAAAAAGTGTTGTTGGCAGTACCAGAGAGTTCTAGATTCTCCTACGTGTTTTGCTATTTGACAGTATGCTAA
- a CDS encoding NAD(P)/FAD-dependent oxidoreductase — translation MKDQYDVILMGGGLAGLTLSLQLRIDNPDISILILEQRKNEAPTAAHKVGESTVELGTYYLREVLGLKDYLDAEQLPKHGLRFYFSPKHKNKIEKRVELGPRNRLPVPSHQLDRGSFENELMRRSKEAGTDFLMGARVKSVEFGEELHTVTYINEGETKQVKARWTIDSTGRGAILKRQEDFQKPTDHNVNAVWFRVKGEIDVHEWSTDENWTNFLKPGLRRLGTVHLMDTGYWLWFIPLSSGNTSVGIVADPRFHDFSDFNTKDKAFEWIKKNEPQAFEKMGHKKDEILDFLQLKHYSHHSGKLYSDQRWAVTGDSGVFLDPLYSPGTDFISMNNTWITDLITRDLAGEPVFIHVDVYEKTHFGIFEHWIPTYLDKYQLMGNSQIMVAKIFWDWAVYWSFFTLLFTNKGYTNLRVLKALFANEDSLGRKVGILNKNVQDMFIAWRPHDTADVSERYVDPFDMACLRKFHHGLEVQYDTPSLLDKVTENIGIIEKLAAELFRHVSHKVHGTPIDMLVDPYTMDLNNVNTQPENGIPSDPDMRKDLATMWFYDVVEA, via the coding sequence ATGAAAGATCAATATGATGTAATACTGATGGGTGGTGGTTTGGCTGGATTGACCTTATCCCTTCAATTGAGAATTGACAACCCAGACATTTCCATATTGATATTGGAGCAGCGCAAAAACGAAGCGCCTACCGCTGCACACAAAGTGGGAGAATCTACTGTTGAGTTGGGCACATATTACTTACGCGAAGTATTAGGACTCAAAGATTATCTCGATGCAGAGCAATTGCCCAAGCATGGATTGCGATTTTACTTCTCTCCCAAGCATAAAAACAAGATCGAAAAAAGAGTAGAACTCGGCCCTAGGAATCGCCTCCCTGTCCCAAGTCATCAACTAGATCGCGGCAGCTTCGAAAACGAGCTAATGCGACGCAGCAAAGAAGCTGGGACGGATTTCTTGATGGGTGCCCGTGTCAAAAGTGTAGAATTTGGCGAGGAGCTCCACACCGTCACTTATATCAATGAAGGCGAAACCAAACAAGTCAAAGCTCGCTGGACAATCGACTCTACCGGTCGTGGTGCGATCCTCAAAAGACAAGAAGATTTCCAAAAACCAACGGATCACAATGTCAATGCTGTTTGGTTCAGAGTCAAAGGTGAAATCGATGTACATGAGTGGTCTACTGATGAAAACTGGACTAATTTCCTCAAACCAGGTCTGAGACGATTGGGCACAGTACATTTGATGGACACGGGCTATTGGCTATGGTTTATTCCCCTATCATCGGGCAACACCAGTGTGGGCATCGTCGCAGACCCTAGATTTCATGATTTCTCTGATTTCAACACCAAAGACAAAGCCTTTGAGTGGATCAAAAAAAACGAGCCACAGGCGTTTGAAAAAATGGGTCACAAAAAAGATGAGATTCTCGACTTCCTCCAACTCAAACATTATTCACACCATAGTGGCAAACTCTATTCAGACCAAAGATGGGCTGTCACAGGTGATTCTGGCGTATTCCTTGACCCACTCTATTCTCCAGGCACTGATTTTATCTCGATGAACAACACCTGGATTACGGATTTGATCACAAGAGATTTAGCTGGAGAACCGGTATTCATCCATGTAGATGTGTACGAAAAAACACATTTTGGCATCTTCGAGCACTGGATTCCTACCTACCTAGACAAATACCAATTGATGGGCAACAGCCAAATCATGGTCGCAAAGATTTTCTGGGACTGGGCTGTTTACTGGTCATTCTTTACCTTGCTTTTTACCAACAAAGGATACACCAACCTCAGAGTCCTCAAAGCCCTATTTGCGAATGAAGACAGCTTGGGCAGGAAAGTCGGCATCCTCAACAAAAACGTTCAGGATATGTTCATCGCATGGAGACCTCACGACACTGCAGATGTCTCAGAGAGATATGTCGACCCATTTGACATGGCTTGTTTGAGAAAATTCCACCACGGTCTGGAGGTTCAATATGACACTCCTAGCCTCTTGGACAAGGTCACAGAAAACATCGGCATCATCGAAAAACTAGCTGCTGAGTTATTTAGGCATGTGAGTCATAAAGTACATGGTACACCTATCGACATGTTGGTCGATCCATATACCATGGACCTCAACAACGTCAATACACAGCCTGAAAACGGAATTCCATCTGATCCAGACATGAGAAAAGACCTGGCAACTATGTGGTTCTATGACGTAGTAGAAGCTTGA
- a CDS encoding alpha/beta hydrolase: MRIYTISGLGADERVFSNLDTGHELIHLPWLPPLSDESLAAYAKRLSQKIDTSQAFSLLGVSFGGIVAVEMEKILNPERVILISSAQIKSDLNPIFRFIGKTGILKNLPLSVFRPQPKYVARLFDVQDKYKELLFEILKDSDDHFTKWAMHSISTWQNEHQSHRVMMIHGTKDKVLNCPKRAEVIKIHGAGHGMIMNRSNEINELIRKIYHNDTKE; encoded by the coding sequence ATGAGAATTTACACGATCAGTGGCCTAGGTGCGGACGAAAGGGTGTTCTCAAACCTAGACACTGGTCATGAGTTGATTCATCTCCCATGGTTGCCTCCTCTCTCAGATGAGTCATTGGCGGCATACGCCAAAAGATTGTCTCAAAAAATAGACACAAGCCAAGCCTTTTCGTTATTGGGAGTGAGTTTTGGTGGAATCGTCGCTGTAGAAATGGAGAAAATACTGAATCCTGAAAGAGTGATTCTTATTTCTTCTGCACAAATCAAATCAGACCTTAACCCCATATTTAGGTTCATAGGCAAGACAGGCATACTAAAAAACCTACCCTTGTCTGTATTTCGACCCCAACCCAAATATGTTGCTAGGCTGTTTGATGTTCAAGACAAATACAAAGAACTCCTTTTTGAGATTTTGAAAGACAGTGATGACCATTTCACCAAATGGGCCATGCACAGCATCTCCACTTGGCAAAATGAGCATCAATCTCACCGAGTGATGATGATACACGGCACCAAGGACAAAGTACTCAACTGTCCCAAAAGGGCTGAAGTAATAAAAATACATGGTGCGGGTCACGGCATGATTATGAATAGATCCAATGAAATCAATGAATTGATTCGGAAAATCTATCACAATGACACGAAAGAATAA